CCGAGTTCGTGGAAGCCGTGCGGGCCGACCTGGCGGAGGCACACCGTGGCACGCCCCAAGGCTGAGGACCGCACCTCCCGCCGGCTGACCCAGGCCCGGGAGCGCCTGGGCGCCTTCCTCAAGGACAAGGGCCTGCGCTCCACGCGCCAGCGCGACGCGGTGCTCGACACCTTCCTCCGGGAAGACGCCCACGTGAGCGTGGACGAGCTCTGCGATCGGGTGCGGCGGGAAAACCCCTCCATCGGGCACGCCACGGTATACCGGAGCATGGGCCTCTTCGTGGAAGCGGGCATCGCCAAGGAGCGGCGGTTCCACGAGGGGCGGGTGCGCTACGAACCCGGGGTAGACGTGGGCCACCACGACCACCTGGTGTGCCTCTCCTGCGGCGACATCCAGGAGTTCGAGGACCCCACCATCGAGCAGATCCAGCAGGACATCGCCGGGAGCCGCGGCTTCCAGGTCACCTACCACCGCCTGGAGCTCTACGGCCTGTGC
The DNA window shown above is from Thermodesulfobacteriota bacterium and carries:
- a CDS encoding Fur family transcriptional regulator, with product MARPKAEDRTSRRLTQARERLGAFLKDKGLRSTRQRDAVLDTFLREDAHVSVDELCDRVRRENPSIGHATVYRSMGLFVEAGIAKERRFHEGRVRYEPGVDVGHHDHLVCLSCGDIQEFEDPTIEQIQQDIAGSRGFQVTYHRLELYGLCARCRG